TAAAACCATTGATTTAATTGCATAATCCAGCTTTTTTATATCGCCCATTATTAGTGGCACACTTACATTCATCAGCAGCTCATGAAAAGTTCCGTCTGTTTTCACCGTGAAATCCGTGGTGGCGGCCGTTGCGATGCGTAGGGTGAGGTGTCCGATGTTCTTCTGCATCTGTGAGAGGTGTTCGTTATTTGGATGAAGAATGTTTTGGATAAAGGAAGTTGTGTTTTGGATGATACGGGTGGCTTTGTCGTCGGAAATGTAGAAGATGTTGAAGCGGTTTCTCGCCGGAAAGGGTTGTATGTCGTTGATTATTGTGATTCGGAAAGGTGTTGAAACTGCAAAATTTGCCCATATGGAGATAATTCCGATGAAGAGAACGGTGGAGAGGCGGATAATTATGGTGGAATCTGAAGATGGGGAATTATCGGAGAGGGTGGTGGTGGTGGGTAGGAGAGGGCGGGAGAGGTGGTTGTTTTCCATGAAAGAGGTTTGGGAAGAAGAATAAATATAAACATAAATCTAATATTTTTTGGATGGAACATAGTTATAATAATTAAGGTGGCCACCAAAATGATAAGAGCCAACTGTACTGGATCCCAGTCCATCTATCAAACTGCATGTGCTATCATATCATAGGCATCTTTTTTTGTACTAactcctattttttttttttttttaaacaataataataattaagaaaCCGTTAAAAGGTCGTTAATTAAGTATTTGATAACGTT
The DNA window shown above is from Euphorbia lathyris chromosome 1, ddEupLath1.1, whole genome shotgun sequence and carries:
- the LOC136211068 gene encoding uncharacterized protein, which codes for MENNHLSRPLLPTTTTLSDNSPSSDSTIIIRLSTVLFIGIISIWANFAVSTPFRITIINDIQPFPARNRFNIFYISDDKATRIIQNTTSFIQNILHPNNEHLSQMQKNIGHLTLRIATAATTDFTVKTDGTFHELLMNVSVPLIMGDIKKLDYAIKSMVLEGTARIAVGDGRAPPWMVDGVVEYIKRVGGYGDDDDGTEFSGDFCLGGDKDPRVVGQVLEHYESIREGFIQRLRERWDDRTVENALWLPIKDVCDNVTYIFVEHSSN